The proteins below are encoded in one region of Geothermobacter hydrogeniphilus:
- a CDS encoding acetyl-CoA hydrolase/transferase C-terminal domain-containing protein, with protein MSYGTLEDRVRRKSLLSKVMTAQDCIPFFKNGMNIGWSGFTPAGYPKEVPIALADHVEKNGLQGTTKYNLFVGASAGAETEDRWASLDMMDRRWPYQTGKNIAKGINTGKIRMGDKHLGHFAQDVGYGFYTENGRMDIAIIEVSAVTEEGGLVPTSSCGIVPELVRVADKIILEVNTGQPSFEGMHDIIMQEKPPRRQPILITSATHRVGTTYVPCDPEKIVAVVESKRRDKGRAFADMDDTSEAIADHIMDFLGNEVKKGRLPENLLPLQSGVGSIANAVVGGLTKGPFKNLTVYTEVLQDTMLDLFDSGKLDGASACSLSLSENPGFPRFFENWDKYADKIVLRPLSISNAPEPIRRLGCIAMNTPVEFDIYAHANSTLVGGTRMINGLGGSGDFLRNGYLKIMHSPSVRPTKTDPTGITCVVPKAPHIDHTEHDLDVLVTEQGLADLRGLAPKDRAQEIINKCVHPDYKDIIQEYFDMACRITLEKGIGHEPQLFDRCFKMQLNLAENGTMKIDNWDI; from the coding sequence ATGTCTTACGGTACACTGGAAGATCGCGTTCGTCGCAAATCACTTCTGAGCAAGGTCATGACCGCTCAGGACTGCATCCCGTTCTTCAAGAACGGCATGAACATCGGCTGGTCCGGGTTCACTCCGGCCGGCTACCCCAAAGAGGTGCCCATCGCCCTGGCCGATCATGTCGAAAAGAACGGCCTGCAGGGAACCACCAAGTACAATCTCTTTGTCGGCGCGTCCGCCGGTGCCGAGACCGAGGACCGCTGGGCCTCCCTCGACATGATGGACCGCCGCTGGCCCTACCAGACCGGCAAGAATATCGCCAAAGGGATCAACACCGGCAAGATCCGCATGGGCGACAAACACCTCGGCCACTTCGCCCAGGATGTCGGCTACGGCTTCTACACCGAAAACGGCCGCATGGATATCGCCATCATTGAAGTTTCGGCGGTCACCGAAGAGGGCGGGCTGGTTCCGACCTCCTCCTGCGGCATCGTCCCCGAACTGGTCAGGGTGGCCGACAAGATCATTCTTGAGGTCAACACCGGACAGCCTTCCTTCGAAGGCATGCATGACATCATCATGCAGGAGAAGCCGCCGCGGAGACAGCCGATCCTGATCACCAGCGCCACCCATCGCGTCGGCACCACCTACGTCCCCTGCGACCCTGAAAAGATCGTCGCCGTGGTCGAGTCCAAGCGCCGCGACAAGGGTCGCGCCTTTGCCGACATGGACGACACCTCGGAAGCCATCGCCGATCACATCATGGACTTCCTCGGCAACGAAGTGAAGAAGGGCCGTCTGCCCGAAAACCTGCTGCCGCTGCAGTCAGGGGTCGGCTCCATCGCCAACGCGGTCGTCGGCGGTCTGACCAAGGGTCCGTTCAAGAACCTCACCGTCTACACCGAGGTTCTGCAGGACACCATGCTCGACCTGTTCGACTCCGGCAAACTGGACGGCGCTTCGGCCTGTTCCCTGTCTCTCTCCGAAAATCCGGGCTTCCCGCGTTTCTTCGAGAACTGGGACAAGTACGCCGACAAGATCGTGCTGCGCCCGCTGTCGATTTCCAACGCCCCCGAGCCGATCCGTCGTCTCGGCTGCATCGCCATGAACACCCCGGTCGAGTTCGACATCTACGCCCACGCCAACTCCACCCTGGTCGGCGGTACCCGGATGATCAACGGCCTCGGCGGTTCCGGCGACTTCCTGCGCAACGGCTACCTGAAGATCATGCACAGCCCGTCGGTGCGTCCGACCAAGACCGACCCGACCGGCATCACCTGCGTGGTCCCCAAGGCGCCGCATATCGACCACACCGAGCATGACCTCGACGTGCTGGTCACCGAGCAGGGTCTGGCCGACCTGCGTGGTCTGGCACCGAAGGATCGCGCCCAGGAGATCATCAACAAGTGCGTCCATCCCGACTACAAGGACATCATCCAGGAGTACTTCGACATGGCCTGCAGAATCACCCTTGAAAAAGGGATCGGGCATGAGCCGCAGCTGTTCGACCGCTGCTTCAAGATGCAGCTCAACCTGGCCGAGAACGGCACCATGAAGATCGACAACTGGGACATCTGA
- a CDS encoding two-component system sensor histidine kinase NtrB yields the protein MKPLKPGRKIILLVWVLVMIGLLAGVLTNGLVGWTLHGLNRERQKLAEQEARLSRGAEQLRRLSRQAQTALNELLQLDLGPVREPFPENDLVQLQEELRNTPGIADLKQVSSALEQRSYQLRRIWRRAVSWRAGYRPVYLDNRDRQTLARVRRQLQRLRADLEIFEGRKRLKEALTIRRWRTADSREADRLARELLSYRNQSWRRSLDGINTELVDLSRMVEILAGEDRLDQLADLKDNQLKPSLERLAREIRRLRAAGQLGPDELPSQVIMALNEALFGRGFTVYEQYQTIRPGKGGLYLLVQRRLQLLQQRERLQAEAQRELQQLEALYPPLASLTQQRNRELARQADRSLTNGALDLFMLSLLTLVGFLGLGFLIIRMTRHQLAAMARLRRQNELILTSAGEGVLGLDRRGKAIFINPAGARQLGWEQEELVGLDYRQILRGGEGADASADPISGTLKQGLCHRSDEERFRRRDGSLIPVACAVTPLQDESRQIEGAVVTFMDISDRKAAEKTLRRYYDRLAEQEHALAELNKDLEQKVAERTRLLEEKSRELMAAQEELAHAEKLAAIGSLAAGVAHEINNPAAIIRGNVEILETTLPAGSEAREETGEILRQVERISLITGNLLAFARKQNLRYAEFSPNLLLTEILEQIGHHVPVDGVDIRFEPAAGLPPCRGDAERLRQVFINLIVNALQAMAGNGVLRVATLLDGDSLLVVIADSGPGISEEIRGQIFNPFFTTKAEGTGLGLSVSYGIVQAHDGTIEVESQDGCGSTFSVRLPVGAEPV from the coding sequence ATGAAACCGCTCAAGCCGGGTCGTAAAATCATTCTTCTGGTCTGGGTGCTGGTGATGATCGGTCTGCTGGCCGGGGTGTTGACCAACGGCCTGGTGGGCTGGACGCTGCACGGTCTGAACCGGGAACGGCAAAAGCTCGCCGAGCAGGAGGCCCGCCTCAGTCGGGGTGCAGAACAACTGCGACGGCTCAGTCGCCAGGCACAGACGGCCCTGAACGAACTGCTGCAGCTCGATCTCGGCCCGGTGCGCGAACCTTTCCCTGAAAACGACCTGGTGCAATTGCAGGAAGAACTGCGGAATACCCCCGGGATCGCCGATCTGAAGCAGGTCAGCAGCGCCCTGGAACAGCGCAGTTACCAGTTGCGACGCATCTGGCGGCGGGCGGTCTCCTGGCGGGCCGGGTATCGGCCGGTCTATCTCGATAATCGTGATCGGCAGACCCTGGCGCGGGTCCGGCGTCAGCTGCAGCGGTTGCGCGCCGATCTGGAAATTTTCGAAGGTCGCAAGCGGCTCAAAGAGGCACTCACCATTCGTCGTTGGCGGACAGCCGATTCGCGCGAGGCGGACCGCCTGGCGAGGGAATTGCTCAGTTACCGCAATCAGTCCTGGCGCCGCAGCCTTGACGGGATCAATACGGAACTGGTCGATTTGTCGCGGATGGTGGAGATCCTGGCCGGTGAGGATCGCCTCGATCAGCTTGCCGATCTGAAGGATAATCAACTCAAGCCGAGCCTGGAGCGTCTGGCCCGCGAAATCAGGCGTCTACGTGCTGCCGGCCAGCTCGGTCCGGATGAATTGCCGTCGCAGGTGATCATGGCTCTCAACGAGGCCCTGTTCGGTCGCGGCTTCACCGTTTATGAGCAATACCAGACCATCCGTCCGGGGAAGGGAGGACTCTATCTGCTGGTTCAGCGTCGTCTTCAGTTGCTGCAGCAGAGAGAACGGTTGCAGGCCGAAGCGCAACGAGAATTGCAGCAGCTTGAGGCGCTCTATCCGCCCCTTGCCAGTCTCACTCAACAGCGTAACCGGGAGCTGGCGCGGCAGGCCGACCGCAGTCTCACCAACGGTGCTCTCGATCTTTTTATGCTGAGCCTGCTGACCCTGGTGGGATTTCTCGGCCTCGGTTTCCTGATTATCCGCATGACCCGTCACCAGCTGGCGGCCATGGCCCGCCTGCGGCGACAAAACGAACTGATCCTGACCTCTGCCGGGGAAGGCGTTCTCGGGCTTGACCGCCGGGGGAAAGCCATTTTTATCAATCCGGCCGGTGCCCGTCAGCTCGGCTGGGAGCAGGAGGAACTGGTCGGTCTGGATTACCGGCAGATACTGCGTGGCGGGGAGGGGGCCGACGCGTCCGCGGATCCGATTTCCGGGACCCTGAAGCAGGGGCTCTGCCATCGCAGTGACGAAGAGCGGTTTCGGCGTCGGGACGGCAGCTTGATCCCGGTGGCCTGCGCGGTGACGCCGCTGCAGGATGAATCCCGGCAGATCGAGGGGGCGGTGGTGACCTTCATGGACATCAGCGACCGCAAGGCGGCCGAGAAAACCCTGCGTCGTTACTACGACCGGCTGGCGGAGCAGGAACACGCCCTGGCGGAACTGAACAAGGATCTGGAACAGAAGGTTGCCGAACGGACCCGGCTGCTCGAAGAGAAGAGCCGTGAGCTGATGGCCGCCCAGGAAGAACTGGCGCACGCGGAAAAACTGGCTGCCATCGGTTCCCTGGCCGCCGGGGTCGCCCACGAAATCAACAATCCGGCGGCGATTATTCGCGGCAATGTTGAAATCCTGGAAACAACCCTGCCGGCCGGCAGCGAGGCGCGGGAAGAAACCGGGGAAATTCTCCGCCAGGTGGAGCGCATTTCATTGATCACCGGCAATCTGCTCGCGTTTGCCCGCAAGCAGAACCTGCGGTATGCCGAGTTCTCTCCCAACCTGCTGCTGACCGAAATTCTCGAACAGATCGGTCACCATGTGCCCGTGGACGGGGTCGATATCCGCTTCGAACCGGCTGCGGGTCTGCCCCCCTGTCGTGGGGATGCCGAACGTCTGCGGCAGGTGTTTATCAACCTGATTGTCAATGCCCTGCAGGCGATGGCCGGCAACGGGGTGCTGCGGGTTGCGACGCTGCTTGACGGGGATTCCCTGCTGGTGGTGATCGCTGATTCCGGTCCCGGCATTTCGGAGGAGATCCGCGGCCAGATTTTCAATCCCTTTTTCACCACCAAGGCTGAAGGGACCGGTCTCGGGCTGTCGGTCTCCTACGGAATCGTGCAGGCCCATGACGGCACCATCGAGGTGGAGAGCCAGGACGGCTGCGGGAGTACCTTCAGCGTGCGTCTGCCGGTTGGTGCCGAGCCGGTTTGA
- a CDS encoding outer membrane protein assembly factor BamD produces MKLLLSLCALLVLSACASTIVPPPRNAEYYLKQGERMFDRELYEEAIANWEKVRDSYYSPELNIIAELKIAEAYFLSQKYPEAAAAYEDFIKQHPNSDRLAEAMYYLGLSYYRQILAADRDQTATNNALVTFESMLKRFPQDPRTEEVKVYIGRCRDRLAEHEVYVGRFYLKYGKPFAAIRRLEKVFKTYPNYYYRDEAWYYLGKAYLITGQKKKAVQAFNTLFKDFPDSQYILQAQKSLEKYY; encoded by the coding sequence ATGAAATTACTGCTCAGCCTGTGTGCCCTGCTGGTTCTTTCGGCCTGCGCCTCCACGATTGTCCCGCCGCCCCGCAACGCCGAATACTACCTGAAACAGGGCGAGAGGATGTTTGACCGGGAGCTTTACGAAGAAGCCATCGCCAACTGGGAAAAGGTTCGTGACAGCTATTATTCACCCGAGTTGAACATCATCGCCGAACTGAAAATAGCCGAAGCCTATTTTCTTTCGCAGAAATACCCGGAAGCGGCCGCAGCCTACGAAGATTTCATCAAGCAACATCCCAACAGTGATCGACTGGCCGAGGCCATGTACTACCTGGGCCTCTCCTACTACCGGCAGATCCTCGCCGCCGACCGCGACCAGACCGCAACCAACAACGCCCTGGTCACCTTTGAAAGCATGCTGAAACGCTTCCCCCAGGATCCCAGGACAGAGGAGGTCAAGGTCTACATCGGCCGCTGCCGGGACCGTCTCGCCGAGCACGAGGTCTATGTCGGCCGATTCTATCTGAAATACGGCAAACCCTTCGCTGCCATCAGGCGGCTGGAAAAGGTCTTCAAAACCTACCCAAACTACTACTACCGCGACGAGGCCTGGTACTACCTCGGCAAGGCCTACCTGATCACCGGGCAGAAAAAAAAGGCTGTCCAGGCCTTCAACACCCTGTTCAAGGATTTCCCCGACAGCCAGTACATCCTGCAGGCTCAGAAAAGCCTGGAAAAATATTACTGA
- a CDS encoding PEP-CTERM sorting domain-containing protein, which translates to MLRLLVLVMLMTAGMFSTAGASTIGWTDWTAATTGASGSAKGAISVGGSNIDVAFNGVLSFAQLGTGTNFWTEGSPAPYTNNPVIDNAPTPSELLGLNLRGSYSLTFSEPVANPVMAIVSLGRINQPVSYVFDTPFTLLSEGQGWWGDGNYTLGGSNVLTGYELHAAIQFEGLLSSIKWTSAPDEYWHGITVGVPDDVAPVPEPSLMLLLGSGLAGLALLRRKEKNV; encoded by the coding sequence ATGTTGAGACTTTTGGTGCTTGTGATGTTGATGACTGCGGGGATGTTTTCTACGGCGGGTGCTTCAACCATCGGCTGGACTGACTGGACCGCGGCGACAACCGGCGCTTCCGGATCGGCCAAAGGGGCGATCTCGGTCGGCGGCTCGAATATCGATGTTGCCTTTAACGGGGTGCTCAGTTTTGCCCAGTTGGGGACCGGCACCAATTTCTGGACGGAAGGAAGCCCGGCTCCCTATACCAATAATCCGGTGATCGACAACGCGCCGACCCCCTCCGAGTTGCTGGGGCTCAACCTGAGAGGCAGCTATTCCCTGACATTCTCCGAACCGGTGGCCAACCCGGTGATGGCCATTGTCAGCCTCGGGCGCATAAACCAGCCTGTTTCCTATGTCTTCGACACCCCTTTCACTCTCCTGAGTGAAGGGCAGGGCTGGTGGGGGGATGGCAACTACACCCTGGGAGGAAGCAATGTTCTGACCGGGTATGAGCTGCATGCCGCGATTCAGTTCGAGGGGCTGCTGAGCTCGATCAAGTGGACTTCGGCGCCCGACGAGTACTGGCACGGCATCACCGTCGGGGTGCCCGACGATGTCGCCCCGGTTCCCGAGCCGTCTCTGATGCTCCTTCTTGGCAGCGGTCTGGCGGGGCTTGCCCTGCTGCGGCGTAAGGAAAAAAACGTGTAA
- a CDS encoding ABC transporter substrate-binding protein has product MSRRRRGGVLLLLWTLIMVSLPGAAAAEKAGELLLGMSTALSGPAGDLGREMRRGVLAGIARVNRAGGINGRRLRLIALDDGYEPARTAPNMHQLLEKDRVLAVIGNVGTPTAIASLPLIREQRTLFFAPFSGAGVLRRDPPERYVINLRASYAEEISAMVDALVDRGGLRPEQIAFFTQRDGYGDAGYVGGFAALKRHGLRSEQQVLHVRYRRNTLAVENALADLLLAEHPPSAVIMVGAYAPCAKFIRLARRSGLDVLFLNVSFVGSAALARELGVDGDGVVVTQVVPHPTQSNLPLVKAYRTDLRRIDNLPFSFVSLEGYAALRTLLAGMEKVVGPLTRETLIDGLEQLGEFDLGIGMPLKIDARNHQAGHRVWPTRLKKGTVVPVSWDQVVAGLPGRSRP; this is encoded by the coding sequence ATGAGTCGCCGTCGCAGGGGAGGGGTGTTGTTGCTGCTCTGGACGCTGATCATGGTGTCGCTGCCGGGTGCCGCTGCCGCGGAGAAAGCCGGGGAGCTGCTGCTCGGCATGTCGACCGCTCTGAGCGGCCCGGCCGGAGACCTCGGCCGCGAGATGCGGCGCGGTGTTCTTGCCGGCATAGCTCGTGTCAACCGCGCTGGAGGCATCAACGGTCGGCGCTTGCGGCTGATCGCTCTCGATGACGGCTATGAACCGGCGCGCACCGCGCCGAACATGCACCAGTTGCTGGAGAAGGACCGGGTGCTGGCGGTGATCGGCAATGTCGGGACACCGACCGCCATCGCCTCGTTGCCGCTTATTCGCGAGCAGCGGACACTCTTTTTTGCTCCGTTTTCCGGCGCCGGGGTGCTGCGGCGCGATCCGCCGGAGCGTTACGTGATCAACCTGCGGGCCAGTTATGCCGAAGAAATCTCCGCCATGGTCGACGCGCTGGTTGACAGGGGTGGTCTGCGGCCGGAGCAGATCGCCTTTTTTACCCAGCGTGACGGTTACGGCGACGCCGGCTATGTCGGTGGTTTCGCGGCGTTGAAGCGTCATGGACTGCGCAGTGAACAGCAGGTGCTGCATGTCCGCTATCGACGCAATACCCTGGCGGTCGAAAACGCTCTCGCCGACCTGTTGCTGGCGGAGCATCCACCGTCCGCGGTGATCATGGTCGGGGCCTATGCACCCTGCGCCAAATTTATCCGTCTGGCCCGCCGGTCGGGGCTGGATGTTCTGTTTCTCAATGTTTCTTTCGTCGGCAGCGCGGCACTGGCGCGCGAACTCGGCGTCGACGGTGACGGGGTGGTTGTGACCCAGGTGGTTCCGCACCCGACGCAAAGCAACCTGCCGCTGGTGAAAGCTTACCGAACGGACCTGCGGCGGATCGATAATCTTCCGTTCAGCTTCGTCAGCCTCGAAGGGTATGCCGCGCTGCGAACGCTGCTGGCCGGAATGGAGAAGGTCGTGGGCCCCTTGACGCGCGAGACGCTGATTGACGGCCTCGAACAGTTGGGAGAATTCGATCTCGGCATCGGCATGCCGTTGAAGATCGATGCCCGCAACCACCAGGCTGGCCATCGGGTGTGGCCGACCCGGCTGAAAAAAGGTACTGTCGTACCGGTCAGTTGGGATCAGGTTGTTGCCGGGCTGCCCGGCCGGAGCAGGCCATGA
- a CDS encoding carboxypeptidase-like regulatory domain-containing protein, translating to MRTSGKLFLIAILFLSPAVTLTGCGGSSSGEPAVSAPTYTVGGSVSGLPTGTSVALQNNAGDDLTVSADGSFTFSTALSDGAAYLVTVMTQPNGATCTASANSGTIAGANVTTVDVTCSSTTYTVGGSVSGLPTGESVGLQNNARGEMTVTGNGSFSFAVAVADGSGYLVTVKTQPANAACVVTNGSGTVSSANVTDVTVDCTSVTISGTVVDGNTDAPLADIVVSARNPSDDSVFNSATTDASGFYSLAAPMNHDFYLHAQGNTVGSTTYVSDNYQIENESVDRTLDFWLIDTATVNTMATALGFDPVKDAVFSMGIKDTGGTGVAGVTVTPTPGVSTIWYQQTDGSFLATTGPTTTGTDPSVIGNVADPGANGTYTFTLSPDKLTAGYTIDDTFKLRLIPGEISEAIEP from the coding sequence ATGAGAACATCCGGCAAATTATTCCTGATCGCAATTTTGTTTCTCTCGCCGGCGGTCACCCTGACCGGCTGCGGCGGCAGTTCGTCCGGGGAACCTGCCGTCAGCGCTCCCACCTACACCGTAGGCGGCAGTGTAAGCGGCCTTCCTACGGGAACATCAGTTGCGCTTCAGAATAACGCGGGGGATGACCTGACCGTGTCGGCGGACGGCTCCTTCACCTTTTCCACGGCCCTGTCGGACGGAGCAGCATACCTGGTGACGGTGATGACCCAGCCCAACGGCGCAACCTGCACGGCGTCGGCCAACAGCGGAACCATTGCCGGGGCAAATGTGACGACTGTCGATGTCACCTGTTCATCCACCACCTATACCGTAGGCGGCAGTGTAAGCGGGCTTCCTACAGGAGAATCAGTTGGGCTTCAGAACAACGCGAGGGGTGAAATGACCGTGACGGGGAACGGTTCCTTCTCCTTTGCCGTCGCCGTGGCGGACGGATCAGGATACCTGGTGACGGTGAAGACCCAGCCCGCCAATGCAGCATGTGTTGTAACAAACGGCAGCGGAACTGTTTCAAGCGCAAATGTAACTGACGTCACGGTGGACTGCACGTCCGTCACCATCAGCGGCACGGTCGTTGACGGTAACACGGACGCTCCTCTTGCCGACATTGTTGTTTCGGCCAGGAACCCTTCTGACGACTCGGTGTTCAACAGCGCGACCACGGACGCGAGCGGATTCTATTCCCTCGCCGCGCCAATGAACCACGATTTCTACCTGCACGCACAAGGGAATACAGTCGGAAGCACAACATATGTATCCGATAACTACCAGATCGAAAACGAGTCAGTCGACAGGACGCTGGACTTCTGGCTGATTGATACGGCAACAGTGAACACGATGGCCACTGCCCTCGGCTTTGACCCGGTAAAAGACGCCGTTTTCAGCATGGGCATCAAAGACACTGGCGGTACCGGCGTAGCGGGTGTCACGGTGACCCCGACCCCGGGGGTGTCGACTATCTGGTACCAGCAGACTGACGGGAGCTTCTTGGCCACCACCGGCCCGACGACCACGGGCACAGACCCCTCCGTCATCGGAAACGTGGCAGATCCCGGCGCAAACGGGACCTATACCTTCACCCTCAGCCCAGACAAATTAACCGCCGGGTATACCATTGATGATACCTTCAAACTCCGACTCATCCCGGGCGAGATCAGTGAAGCGATAGAACCCTAG